In Zingiber officinale cultivar Zhangliang chromosome 1A, Zo_v1.1, whole genome shotgun sequence, the DNA window ACAGATGAAGAGGAATCGACTGTTATGAAACTGCATGCCATTTGGGGCAACAAGTGAGCATTCTGAAAATTTTAATGTTCAGGCATTCATTTGAAGAATTcataaaaggagaaaaaaaaaagataaatcaaGATTATTTTGGTTCTAAACAATCTGAAAATGGTGGCACAGGTGGTCTCAGATAGCAATGCATCTACCAGGAAGAACTGATAATGAAGTGAAGAACCACTGGCACACCAACCTCAAGAAGAAACTCCGGAAAGTcgaaaatcagaaatctgaacaaGTATCGAATGAGCACGACAGCCGAAACTCTGTTTCAGAATCCTTGCTCTCTCAAGAATCAACCCTCACAAATTCTTGCCATTCCATGATAGAGCATGCCAACCATCAGCCTCGTGCCTACAAACTTCTTTTTGCAGATTGGATACCAATGTTCAGTGGCAATGGCTCATTGAATTTGGACGGTGGAGCGATGAGTCGATCCACCTCTAACTCTGAAGTCTTGAGTCCCGAGCTTTCTCAGCTTGACATGGCTGATAGCATCATAGATTGGAAAGACTCGATCATCCCTGGAGGACTACAGCCTGTGGAGCAAATTCCAGATGTCAATTTCCATGATTTGTTTGACATGCTTTGGTATTGAGCTGAATCATGCACTGTTCTTTAATCTCCAGAGAAAAGATACAAATCTGTGTCCAAGTAAATGTCCATTTGTTTATAAGACTTTACAATCTCATTGATGAATCAAAAGTTCTGTAAGATAAACATTTTGACCTTGCTTCAATAGGATTGTGCTTTTCACTAGTGTCTCGCAGTAAATCACTAAAAGAATCTTGGACAATGAAGGAGAATTAATCCATTATTTTAAGAAGCATGAAGAAGAAAAAATTCAACAGCCTACCATAACTTCAATTCAAAAATGGAGTTATTGAGAGTCTGATTACGATGTCTGTCATCAGGAAATGTCAAACAAAATTAGTCAATTGTTGAAGATTCTCTACTCAAACAGTAGAGTAATCTGAAAACTAcacatgcatttttttttttctacatattctttctcatcacagacatttttttaatttcacatGCTTAATTATTGAATCCTTGTTGAGAATTAAATAAGTTTTGAAGCTGAGGCAGGTGATTATATTTTGACAATACCCTCATGACTTGATCATTGAAGTTCTTCTTCTGCAATAAAATGACAGTTTCTATTAAAACCAGCAACAGGTTCAAGGATCAACCGTCCGAATATGGTAGCCCAAAGTAATTGTGTAGTGATAGGCATCTTCTCAATTTTCCAAATATGATCGAGTTCTAACTTCGGTGAATTAATGGATGAATTTCTTTTAATGGACGGTTGATCTTAGAACGTTAGATTGTTAAGTTGTCTACTGCAAGCGCTTTTCGATTTATCCTAATGGCCAGTGGAAAATTTTTATAGAGTTAGGACGATCATTCCCGGATTAGTCGGCGTAAACTAGATGCCCGATGCCAACTAAAAAAAATAGTCTGAATATGATAAGAGGTATGATGGACTCTCATGCAATAAGGattcaaaatattataaaattagtGATGCTCGGCGTCCATTAAGATCCATCTGCATTTCCCGATTCCGGAGGTAAGTGAAAAATTTTCTTGGAGTCGACAGATCACCTCCAAGATTAATCGGTTCGAAGAGTTAGATACCTAAATTAAGAGAAAAATTAGCTCAGTCTAACCCCGGATATGATGCAATGGCAAGGTATTCAACAATTTACTCAAGTACCCATGGTCTCAGCTATCAtccagaaaaataaataaacaaactaaAAGAATTCGAATAAGAACTCTGTTTCAATGCAAAAGGTATGCGTTTGGAATCAATcaaggttatatatatatatatatatatatatatatatatatatatatatatatatatataaatataaaaggtATGTTTGTTTAGTCacacgtagttatatatatatatatatatatatatatatatatatatatatatatatatatatatataatggtaaGGGTAAGGGTGCTTAGGATAGATTAAGAGAACGTAAATAGATTAAGAAATCGTACATCGTTTTTCTATTCTTACTAGTTTTATGATTATCTTCCAGTGAGCCTCACTTGTATAGGAACTCATCGTTAACCGTTGTCCCAGTTAGTTTTTAGGAGTTTCGGGCTGCCCTCCTTAGCCTGCACAGGTCTTATTAGGTTACTATTTCGGCTTTCCTAATATAGTTACTGTTCACCTGTGGTACTGAGATAAGGACTGAGGAAGATGTATAGTAAAATTAAGAAAGAGAAATAGAGTAGAATCTTGACTTAAGATAGAAACTATATTACATTGTTGACAAAGGTTTATATTACATTTTAACAAAGGCTTATACAAACCAAAAGCATTCTACAAACCAAGCAAACAGAAATAGGACTAATTGTGTTTGACCTTAGAGGACTTACTAGAAAAAGTATAGGAACTAAAGTCTTTTTAGTATTGTATGACCCTAGATTTTTCGATAACGAGAAAGTAGTTATTGAACTTATTGAAATCAATATAAATAGTAACATAGGTATCATCTATTTCTACCCCAATTTTAATATGACCATAGTTGATTTTATTGAACATATTAAAGTCTCTGTCCAATCTAGAGGATATggagattttcaaaaatataacaTACAGATAGATATAAtttttctaggaaaaataatgacagACATTAGTTCAAGATTCTACTTGGTGTGTAGAATGCTTTTGGTTTGTATAAGCCTTTGTTAAAATGTAATATAAACATTTGTCAAAAATGTAATATAGTTTCTCTCTTCCTTAGGTCAAGATTCTACTCTTTTTCTCTTTCCTAATCTTACTATACATCTTTCTCAGTCCTTATCTCAATAACCATAGGTGAACAGTAATTATATCAGGAAAGCCGAAGTAGTAACCTAATATGACCTGTGCAGGCTAAGGGGGGCAATTTGCCAAAACTCCTAAAAACGGTTAACGGCAAGTTCCTATACAGGTGTGGCTCACTGGAAGATAATCATAGGACTATTAGGAATAGAAAAAGCAATGTACGATTTCTTAATCTATCTACGTTCTCTTGATCTATCCTAAGCACCCTTACCATTATCTCCAACACACCCTACTTATATCACTCTCAACTCCTCCTACAtccgaaggaaaaaaaaaaggaatcaaCTAATCCTAGGCATGATTGATTCAGTTCTATGAAAATTTTCAACTGTccatcaggataaatcgagaagcgctcGTGAAGACTTATTCAGATAGCCATCGTTCTTAGACCCGCTTTTCATAGGAGGAAAAAATACTCTGCAATGCAATTATAAACTATTTATGAACAATGTCCACGAAGAAAACTTATAAATCAtttttcattaataaaactcttattcaatttataaataaataaaaaatgcttaaaacaaataaataagtTTGTAATATCAAACTTGTTGAGCTCGACAATATCTAAATGAACTAAGCTCATGTTCAGGAAAAAAACCTAGATAACCAATTCAATGGCTTAGTTCATCTTAACTGAACTTAATTTGACTTGATTACCTTGTCAAATAAGTTTCATAAAATTTGGCTCAACTTTTCTATTTTAACCCTATTGTCAGTAAACATCCCTAATTTATCTGTTGTTCTAACTCAATATCATGAGGTTTTCCTCCTAAACCATCAATATAGCATCATAATCACCATCATAAGTTGAACAGTAAAATGTATGCTGATGGCGCAACTAGATCAGTAACTATAAATAGGGACAAATCTTCTCGAGGGCTGTCTTAGGATCTAGCCCAAtccaaaaaagaaattttattatctttgtattttttttatcacTATTAGATTTATTAAACATTAGTTCTTTCATAAAATGTTTTCGACAATTTACCAAAACATGTAGGTGTTTTTGCATTTTCTCCATTTCAGTACTTACTTTTGGAATTGTCCAAATAACGTAACCTCGCTGAGTTCATTTCCCATTTTACCCTCCTCCCTCTATTATTGTTCATCCAAAAATCAATACAACACCATGTTGCCCTCGTTGTCCTCTCTCAATCTCCTCCCTCTTTGCCTCCTTATCTTTCTGCTCTTGAACGTTGCACTCGCCATGGAAGGCCATCTCGAGTTCCGTGGCTAGGAGATCCTGATGTGACGCGAGGACAATTGGAAACCCTCGTAAAAGCATGACTTGAATGACAAAGCCATCATGCTCGACTACTTTGCATTAAATTCCCGCGAGGAGCGCCGTAAAGGAGCCTCCTTTGATGGAAATGACCACGATGAGGAGACGGTTGAGGCAGCAGTGATGGATGATTCAAAAACCCCTAATTGGGTCAACCCTGACACAAAGGAGAAGGACATCGATTTTCTGGAGGCGAGTATAGATTCAAATGGTTGTGGGTTTGATGAGTCGAAGGAGGATAAAAGATCAAAAGATCGCGTCTTGGTAGCCAAAAGGATGAGATTGGTGGTGCTAAAGCATCGAAAATTGTCGAGAAGATACATGAAGATGAGGAGGATGAAGTAGAGggtaccatgaaaataggaattgAAAATCCCGAGGAAGAAGGGTGTGAAGAACATGTGGAAATTGAGGACATTGACTTGCAAAATAATTTGGTTAAAAGATGAGAAAAAAGTAATAGCTTGGTGGAAGCTCCCGTTTGAGCTTCTAAAGTTCTATGCTTTGCAACTTATTATTTATCAATTGCCTTTTGCTTTTGAAGTTATTCCATTGTTATTATGCTACTATCAGAGTTCATTGCCAAACAAATGTTGAGTAGAATGTCAAGGACTCTCTTTTAATACTTGTTCCTCTTCACAGAAGTCACTCCAGTCTCAGTTGAAGACCCAAGCAGTGCGCCTCAACGAATCCTTCTCAGTCGTCAGGCGCCTTTCGATTCTAAAATCTCAATTGTCTACTAGTGGATTGACCTCATGGTCAGTTCTAATCCTTTTATGAGATGATTTGCGGCTTCACCCAAGGAGAGGTGGCTCCAACAATGCATGAGATGATTTTTCCTATTAGTTGTGGAGCTCATCAGCAGTTACCTTTTCAAGGAAGCTCTATGTCCGTAATTGCTCCTAGAAACTCATTTTCTTTGTCACTAGATTTCATGTCTGTGCAATGGTggtcttccttgtattgtttagTTTTATCGTTGATGTTAGTCTGTGTTTGAGATCTGTAAAGATGCTCTatctttttatttgtttattgaaAGAAGATTGGTTGTATTATTCTTCgagttgtttgttttttttatccTAAGGAGCTCACAGAGAATGATGAACATTATTAATTGAAAAGTTAAATCACAAGCTAGATTATCTTCAGATATTATATACAGTTTCAATGtaacaaattgaaaataataaacataaacaGGGTCATAAAGATACACCAGCAACACTTGTGTCACTAGTTTTCGGAAATCAATAACACAAAAATCAGGAACATGGTgttgctgatttttaaaaatcagtgACACTTGTGTTGCTTATTTTCCaaagttgatttttgaaaaccaacAACACCATGTTGATTTAAAAAATCATCATTAAAATTCGAGGAAGCGTCATGGGCAGAATCGAGATACAATGCGTTCAATGGCTAACTAGCAGCACCATGtcattgattttcaaaaattatcgTTGAAGAGGAAGCATCATGGGCAGAATTGAGATATGATGTGTTCAATGGCTTCAAAAGCATGCTTTGCACAGGAATGTTGGCTCCCTCTTGCTAATCCTACTGTGGGGCTCGGTGCATTACTGGCCCATTTAGTGGTGGTTGCTGTCGGCGAGGCCTACTCTCCGTTCTTCGCGACAAAAATGACACTCTACATTAAGAGGCTATGGCAAAGGATGATAGTAGAAGCAAGATGAGCCACATCGAGGATCCGAATGCGAGAATTCCGACAGATGAGGTTGAGAACTGAGGAGTTTAGGGAAGAGCTGGAGAGCACCGGGGCATGGAGGTGACACACAGAGTTGGCTGTCGACAGCAAGAGAGTGAAGGAGATGGTGGAGGAGTTGAAGAGGTGGTTCAGGATGATGAGTAGTGAAAGTGAGAGCTTTGTGGGGGAATTGGATAACTTATTCGATAAGATTGTGGAGGCAAAGTAAAAGTTATTGTATCTTTGTAGTAGGAGATAAAAAGTTTGAAAGTAGAAGAAGAAGCCATTGGTAAAATCTTTGGATGGATGAGGAGAAGTAGAAGGACAAGACTCTGTTGTTGTTCTTCAAAAGATCAACAACACATTGGTAATGGTTTTTTGAATATCAGCAATACATTGGAGTAACTGCTACAACTATAAATTTTAACTTTGAGAAACCATAATTTTTTATTCGGGTTGAACTAggatgcataatatatcaaatcgaagctcatTCAAAGATCTTCGATTTTATATATTGTGCATCCTATAGTTCAATATGAATCAAAAGTTATCACTTCTTGCAGTTAAACTTGTAGTTGTAACTACTACGGTTTCATAACTGCAACGTGTATGCTGCGTAAACTTTGAGAGGACATAACTTTTAACTCAAATTAAACCATGGGAatcacaatatatcaaattgaagatttgTAAATgaacttcgatttgatatattgtacgcCTCGTGATTCAATCCCAGACAATAAGAGGGTTTCATCAATTGTAGAGGTAGCGTAGCACCATTATCCAAAAATGCATGTAAAGTAAATTCATGTCCTTGGATATTTATAGTACATTGAACTCGTATATCTATGGAATGTCCTAAGTTACAAATATTAGGGGTTTTGATAAACACTAGATTTGTATCTTCAATGTCATTGGAAATCACTATACCTTTCCCTTTATATTGCGGATTGGTATTGAGATGGTATTTTAAGTTAGTGATTTCAGCTTATAGTAAGTTTAGTTTAGTTTCTAGAACTAAACTCGATTTTCTAGGAGTACATTTCTTATACTTCCTCTAATCGTGTGTGCTTGTGGAATTGTGATTTGAAagattgattctaagcataagtTCCTCATTTTAGTACTGAAGGATAAAATCCACAGATAAAACAAGGAGTACTATCTGTTCCTTCTTTTAAGGACCGTTCATGAGAACAAGTTCATTGGCCAGATCTTAAATTTATTATTTCTGTGGAATGAATTGATGGTACATTAAGTTAACAATCTCTAAGAGATTTAAATTTTCATCTTCATCTGAGTTATCCTAAAGAAAGGTATGAGGTTGTTCATATTTTGCAGGTATTCCATAAAAAGGTTGTAGAAAGGAGTTAATTAAAGTATAATATGGAGAAGAGGATGCTTCTTCTAAATCATTAAGACAATAGAGTAGATAAAAGATATATCAGAGACGTCTGATTGTACTTCTAGTAAGTCAAGATTAGTACAACCTACTAATCTAGCTTCTCGACTATAaagattttccttatttgaacATGCGGAATAAAGATGACCTGGTTCATTGCAAACAAAGTGTCACGCCCTAGGTAGTccatgccagaagaaatttcgacagcatctcccctgtatgggtgacaatataAAACTATACTACATgctctcagggccacatatacctcgaccaacacggtcggaacaataaatataaaatacaaacaatccacacagttatatatgtCGAGTACAACCTCCGATTGACTACaagtcacaaccacgcagtttatttgaaaacaacctactccactacactgaCGGAAAACGCAAATCACAACAGAGAAACCATCACAACGGAAAAATAAGTAGTAGACCCAAAAATCGATAAAAATCCTTGAGTACAAATCATacacatcatatatatatatatatatatatatatataactagaaccttctgacagcatcaacctgaaatggtaataaattaacagggtgagttcaacaactcagcggatatcgggctgacatgcataataagaaataactaatagtaataaatatATGTACAATCTCCTGAAGTAATGGAAAAATACAAAACTGTAAGAAAAAGAGAAACTGAACTCACTAGGACCTCCTATCAAaataataaggtcgtcagaccaaaggtaacatgtccctgtatgcatgtcaaacatatgcatccatccaatgtGCAGTAaataaaatgcagcaaacacaagcaataaatgcaatcatgcatatgatgccaatgacatgtcctggtcacccctgacgccagtcaaccatctcacacacgatggtgagaccgagtgggtagggttatgagaactgtgcactctgccatcactgctcctgatgagtgaccgagtggacaagatgctgtcggagtacacctatcctcctaccccaaatcataagtgggggagctcaatgctctcatctctttgacccagtccagaggagggatccctgacgtgctaccatgctgcagTTACACttcccatgagcggaccagcggagcattgACAGAGCAACCCGCTGCAGTACACCCTGCCTAAAttaaaaccactaacccatgagtggttgtgtgtgcagatccatgtaactagcgatgtgctcaacaataatgaagtcaataatcgctcagcatgcaatcatgcgagatggtgcatgacactaagcataaaaatcctgaccatatctacctccataaataTGTACTAACaataaatggatcaaataaaaCAAATTTAGGTACAcgggtcagatatggtaaatgtctagtccggtgtatcctaaggcatggtatgtcactaccactATGAGCAAAAATAATCATAGCAATAAACAAGAGGGtataaaacatgaatgcagaaCAAATAAAAGCATGCAATAGGTAtcatgtagtgacataccaaagcaaagataaacataattattactaaaggctataacctactacgcatatcaacatgacatatcaaaagagataagtcaaggtacacGCCTCCGATATAGCGCGTGCCAAATGTAATCCCACAAAAGGTAACTCGTCGCAAATCAGAATCCTataataaatcgtacagtttaactaagttttattataacaaaatagctaaacaaaatcctAATCCGATCAGGAACTATATAACTCGATTAGCTAATCCCACCTTATAAATTTCTAGGTTGATCAGTAGTTTAAGATGAATTTTAACCTCTCAATAATTGCAAATTTATGATCCGGCTCAACTAATTGCTACTGGTCATGTACATACGGATTTTAAGCTACTGTTCATGTAGCTAAAACATGAGTCAAATTTCCTTCATCTTACCCTATCACAAGCTCTCCCTTGTTGACCAAAAGTTTGCTTGCCGGAGTATACTGCTACCAAAGATTTTACAACCGAAACCTCCCAGAAACACCAAGTCCGAATGATCGAAAGAACTGTCGGAGACGCGTGCTGTGGAGAAACAATGGTCGGTATTTGGAGATGTTGCTACAACAAAATAGTGACTGTCACCACCATGAACAAACAACCTGTTCATCACAGGAGcccaaatcaaaaattcaaatactcaaataTGTCTTACTTAGATTGGTGTCAGTCGCTTCCTCTCTGTCGGCGTGTCTGAAGAGGCGAGCAAATAAGGAAGGCCCGACGGTGGAGTCTAGGGCACGGAATAGGAAAGATAAGGAGAGGGCTCGGTATTCCCTTTTCTGGCCGAAGATCTCTGACGCAAAGGGGGTGGTGATATGAGAGAAGGACGGCTGAAGGCGATCGGAAGAAGAGGAGCTGGCGGTGTCGATTTCCGGCTGGCAACAATCGGTCGTGGGTTCGCAGTGGTCGAcaacggtgctagggcacaggggaggcgGCTGTCTACCGGCGCTAGGGCGGAGGGACCGAGGAGTCTGCGGGTGGCAgcgccgtcgggtggagaaggtgtggccgagaagatggctagggcatggaagaaggggaagaagaaatggGAAGGACTCGAAGCTTCCACCGACGGTTTTGTACGCGAGGGAAGGAGAGGAAGTGTTGTCGGTTTGGGAAGATGAGGAGAAGAGGGATTGGCATCCGGTGAcggctagggcacgcggtggggaaaagaagaaaaggaaaggaaaacaaaagaaaaatcaaacttttcctcgttaaaatggggtagccaaaacaggctt includes these proteins:
- the LOC122009189 gene encoding transcription factor LAF1-like gives rise to the protein MGCKMCEKVKVTYKRGLWSPDEDQKLKDYILKHGHGCWTSVALRAGLHRNGKSCRLRWMNYLRPGLKRCAFTDEEESTVMKLHAIWGNKWSQIAMHLPGRTDNEVKNHWHTNLKKKLRKVENQKSEQVSNEHDSRNSVSESLLSQESTLTNSCHSMIEHANHQPRAYKLLFADWIPMFSGNGSLNLDGGAMSRSTSNSEVLSPELSQLDMADSIIDWKDSIIPGGLQPVEQIPDVNFHDLFDMLWY